The following DNA comes from Chitinophaga nivalis.
CAGACAATAGTGATAAAGTCACAAATGCATCATCTGTGTAGATCCTGGTTGTGTGTTATTTGTTTTTCCCTTGTTGACTATCCGGTTGCTTTGCCTGCAGTGCAAAGCAATCCCTCTCCCCGTGTGCCGGAAGAATGATTTTTTAAACGGTCTTGTTTAGTTATTATTCAGTGCTCAATATGCTTTGAATATGTGCCCTGTATGGCTGAATCTGACAGCTCCCGTACCTGATAACAATGACAATACATCCTCAATAGATGCCGTACGTGCAATGACTGCGCTGAACTTCAGCGATAGCACAGCCGGATCAGCTTCAAAATCTACATTATACCATCTCGACAACAAACGTAAAATATTAGCCAGCCTTTCTTCTTCAAAATCAAAGTAGCCATTCTTCCAGGCAATCGCCTGTTCAGCATCCACCTGGTGTACCGGAATATAGGCAATTGCGCTGTTGTGCGCGATTACTGTCTGCTGGTCTGGCTTTAGTATGACACGCGCGTTGCACCCACAGTGTTCCTCTTTTACCGCCACCTGTACCTTACCTGATAGCAACGTGGTTCTGGTAACGCCTTCGTCTTCATACGCATTGATATTAAAATAAGTACCCAGTACAGTTACTTCCTGATGTGGCGATACGACTACGAAAGGCATATCAGCCGCACTATTCCCCACAGTATTCACCTCCAGGTATACTTCTCCTGTGATTTCCACCCTTCTCTCCTTTCCGGTAAACGCCACCGGATACCGGATCGAGGAAGCGGCATTCAGCCACACCTTTGTACCATCCGGTAACGATACCTGAAACTGTCCGCCACGCGGCGTGCTCAGGGTATTGTAACTAATGGCGGCAGCATCTCCTTTTACATCATATACCAGTTGTCCGCCCCGCTGTTTCACAGCTGTAGGACCCTGCTGTAGTATTTGATTGCCGGCACTATCCAATGCTACCGTTGCGCCATCACTCAGTGTCAATATTGCTTTATGGGTACCCGGTACTACCGTATGCGGGACAGCCATTGATAGTGCAGGTGCCTGAGCAGCTGGTTTGAGCCAGAAGTAGGTACCCGCTGCCAGCAGACATAAAACGGCAGCTGCAGCAGCATACCGCTTCCAATTGTTCACCGTTCTAACCGGCCGGTTATATCGTTGTATCACATCAAAGAGCTCCTCACGCAATGTAATGTCCTCTTCCACGTCAACGGGTGTTGCCAGCGCATCATCCACCACCTGCTCCAGTTCAGGCAAATGATGCCCGTCCCGGATCATTCCGAAGAATTGATCTTTCTCGGCTGCTGTGATGGAATTAGTCAGGTATTTATCCATTAACTGATGGAATCTCCCGGGAGGGCGCATAACGGTTGTGTTTTAAAACACCCTGAACGGATGTCTCTTCAATAAAGACAATAAAAAAAGGAAACAGGTGCAGTGCAGGGAAAACTTTTTTTTAGCTGAGGGATTTTATGAGGAGCCAGCAGACGATCAAAGTATGCCCGCCTTGTTTCCGGATGTATTCACGGACGTTGTTCAATGCCCGTACCATATGGCTTTTCACGGTAGCTGGCGCAATATTCAGTTCATGCGCAATCTGCGGATGCGTCATGCCTTGTTCCCGGCTCAGGCGGAAGATGAGGGACTGCTGCGGCGGGAGTTGCGCGATCGCTTCCCGGATCAGTCCTGTTGTTTGTTTGTATTCCAGTAACATGGCCGGTGTCAGGTAGTCTTCCGGCAGTACATCTGCTATGTTGTAATTGCTGGCAGCAGTAGCTTTCTGTTTCAGTATATTTAAAATGGTATTGCGGGCCATGATGAACAGCCAGGCATCAAAATTTTCTACCGTCGCCAGCTTCTCTCTTTTTTCCCAAAGCTTTATAAATACTGTCTGTACAGCATCCTTTGCTTCTTCCGGTGTTTTGAGAAAGCCCAATGCTACCTGGTAAATCTGATTCCAATGGCTGATAAACAGCTGTCGGTAAGCATTTTCATCTCCTTTGACCAGCTGTAATAATAAGGCGTGCTCCTGATATGTATGGTTGGCAGACAATTACATTAATATAGACTTATAATAACTATAGTTGCTAAACAAAGATAGAAATTTCCCGGAAGTATCTTTGCAGTGAAATAAGATTCATCCTGCAGCTGTAATGGCCAACGGGATAAAGTGCCATCCGGAAAGACTTTCGAGTCAATAGATTCCATCTATACAATATTACAGCATATCAACGAAAAGGTTTGTTAATATGATTGTTAACAGCGTGGATTTTTCCTTCGTCTTTTTTAAGAATAGCTGCGCGCTACGATTACCTGCATGCAGCAGGCACCCCGGTCCGTGAGGGAAACAATCACTGCCATACAACCCGGTCCTGCAGCGGTATTATGCATCCCGTTGAATAGGCGACCGGACGGTATCCCGTTTTCGATTGTAATAAATGCTTTAGGCGAAAACCAATTCCAATGTTGTGGTGTTATAATAAATCAGGTATCTGCATGATGTAATGTTAGCCTTGTATGCACTTTTATAAATCCGGTTATACCCTCAAATAAAATGGAAAAGCAACTCTTCGATGAGCTTATTGGCCAGGCCCCGATCCTGATAAGCCCCCACCGCAGCAGATTGGAACAGGTTATCCGGGACTGGATCCTACATGATCTTCACCTGGCCGATGATGATAAAAAAAAACTGATAGCGATCAATGTAGCGGCCGCCAATGCCCGGATGTTTGCCCGCGCTGCTTATGACCCCATCCTGATTGCCTCCCGTTTATTGCTGTTCTTTTTTGTGGTGGATGACCCATTCGAACTGCAATCCGAAGCAGCAATAATACATACGCAACAACCTTATATCACGCTGCTGAATGGTGGTACAGTACCGGATGAGGATGCCGGCTGCGTCATGTTACGGGTGATCCTGCAAGAGCTGAAAGCATGTAACGTATCAACGGCCTGGATGCAACGGTTTGTGGCCAGTTTGAAAATATATTTTCAAGGCGTAAGAGAAGAAAGCATATGGAGAAGTAAAGGTATTCATCCTGATCCGGATACGTACCTGACTATGCGGGTGAAATCGGGCATCGTGGATGCCTATTACAACCTGGTGGAAATAGGACAGGGAATAGAATTGAATGAAGCCGATTTGCAGATAGCGGCATTACAACAAATAAACTATCTGAGCAGTCGTGCCTGGATCCTGGATAATGAACTGGCCTCTATGGAAAAAGAGAAAGCAGATCTGATGAACTATATTAACGTATTGCAGTTTAATAGTCACATTCCCAGAGGGGAGGCGATCCGCCGAACTATCGACAAGCGGCACGAACTGCTGGCCGCATTTAATCATTTACGGCAACATCCCGATGTAGCAGATCCCAAACTACAGCAATATATTGATGGACTGGAATTATTGATCTATGGCGTGTTGTGTTGGTATTATATGGATACCCCCCGATATGATACCTGAAGAGAATGCATTTTTGAAAATCCCTGAATGCTGTTCACATGGATTACGATTACCTGATTATTAATGTATCGCGTACCTTATTTTGCTTTGGAGAAAATACCGGTAAAACCCTCATTAAACCCTTCCGTATTTTACGACACAAAGCCTGGTACGATTACGTACAACAGAAGTCCTCATTGGACGAAATGTTATCTGTATTGGCCGCAGATTTACAGAAGACCGAAGCAGAAGTGCTGACTGTCATTCAGCGAATGTGTGATGCCGCCGTTCCTGATCCGGAGGTATGGGAAAAAATTAACCAGTTCAAAACCTGCGGCAAGCAGGTGATTGGTATTATTACCACAGGACAGCGGGAACATACTGCTATCGTAGCAAAGAGTGGCCTGGATATGACGGTGTTCAGTCAATTATTTTATCTCTCCGCTTTTACCTACGACATTCCTTATCCTGATTTTCTGGGTGAAATACGAAGTAAACTTCCGATCGTTCCAGGAAAGGCGGTTTTTGTTGACCGGGAAAAAGAAGCTGTCTGCAATGGTTGTATACATGGTATTCACACGGTTTTGCTGGAAGATCATGCGCCTGTGTTAACCGAAATTACGCCTGGTAATCTGATACAGCATGGTATCGATAATTACCTGGACACCTCCTTTCCGTTGCATTATAAGCATACGCATATAAAATATGAAGATAATGACGAGGGGCCTGTTATTCGGGAATGGTATGCCCCGATTCTGTTATGGAGCCTGTTGCCGGATGTGGTTCCTGCTGTAGTGGAGCGCGAGTTGCAGGAGCTGGGCATCAGCCATCACAGAATTAATTTTTTCGAAGACCAGGAAGATATTTTGACCTTTAACATGCTGCCATTTGATATTGATACCAGCTCCGTATTTCTGGGAACCATGCTGGATAAAGGAGTGATACCGGTAGCAACGGGGGAAGAAGAACTGGACAGGATCCTGAGAAACGTAAACCGATCAGGGATATTGTTACTGTACTTTGATCAGAACAGGCCTCGTATTGAGCCGGTAGGTATTATTAATTGTATGTATGTCGCCTATTTACTGAATCGGGAGCGGCATCCCGTGGTCAGGCAGAATGAAGCATTTGCGGCTAAAGTATTTGCGGGGAAAGGTTGGGAAAACGGAACCTATTTTTATCCTTCACCGGAATTTTTTTTATTGATCGTTTTCCGTTTTGTACGGCGGTTTGAAGACCGTGCTGCTGCAACATGGCTGCATGGCTTACGGGAAGGCGTACAAGCACGGATAGGTTTGCCGGGCAACCCATTGGAATTGGCCATCCGGATTATCATTAGTAAATGGCTGGAAATTAAAAATACAGCGGATGTCAATAGTCTCTTACGGCTGAGAACAGAACGTGCCGGCTTCCAATGGCCGGATAGCCCTTTGTACTCGTTGCCTTCTATGCGTGGATATATGTTTAATCCGGTATTTGATGCGGCTTTGATAAAAGCAGCATTGGCTTAATACTACCAATGAAATGACTGATAATAATGTTACCTGGATAGGTGTTTTTTTATCAGATCGTACCTTGTAAAACTGTGTGGGTCTTTCCGGTTTTTTTTGATGACGAAATAATTTTTTTTAATAGCGTGTGTAACTATATAACTGGTAGATAAGTTGAAAAATTGTCAGTCAGATCGTAAAGTATAGTGGGCCGGAATTGCAGCAGTAGCAAACATATCAGCCTGAAAAAAAAGCAGCGCAAAGTAAGCTGTTGTAATGAATGAAAATACCAACATCATGGTATTGTTGAAGCGATAATTTTGGCGGAAATTTAAATAACGCTGAACAACGACCCCACGGCACTGTATTCCACACTAAAGATAGGGGTCAATTATTTAATTTGTTATTACACTTATGAAAAAGAAAATCGTAAGTCAGGAAAAAAAACTGACATTAGGTAAGTTAACCGTAGCCGGCTTAAGCCACACCGAACAACAAAATCTGAAAGGTGGTGCCAACACCATCTCCCCTTCTTGCCAATACACTTTTTGCTTTTGCGTGACCATTTTGACAAGATGTTGCTAATTTGTTCGTTACCTGTAATTTCTCATCAGCCGGCGATCCTTTCGCCGGCTGCTTAATACCAACACATATCCTATAAGTATACCTTAACCACCTACTCAGCTTTCGGCTTCCATGGTATCTGCTGCATATTGCCACGCATCTCCGGCCGTATTTCGCCATGCCCGCCACCCATACTGCAGATGAAACAGGTGATTGATACCTGGGTCAAGCCGGGTGATTTCTTCCAGACAAACCAGCTTTACATCATTGGCATCAGGCGTTTCACTGGTGAGAAACTGCCAGTCTCCCTCTTCATCATGATACACGTATAAAATAGGATCTCCTTTAAATGCCTGGCTGGTTACATAAACACCGATATTTCTTTCTTCATAGAATTTAAAATCTGTATTCCTGTCCAGCAAGGGTTGTTTGAATTTCCAGTCGGGATTAAAATCTTTATCCCACGGAAAATGATGTTGTTTATCCGGCCATATTACCTGTAGCAAAGGAAAATCAAATGACCCGTCATAAAACCAGCCACCGTAACCCACATAATCAGCATAATGGGCTTTGTCTACTTCGAGGAACCGGATGTTATATCCTGTCAGAAATCCATCATATAGCGTATCTGTATGCAGGCGTTCACCATTTTTAATAAGATCGCGGGCATGATTCAGGATGGCTGCCATAACGTTGGTGGATAAACCAAAACAAATCAGTTCAGGATGTCCGAATGTTTTGTAAAGACCAATAGAATAAGCAAAGGCAGGCAGATAATTATCCGCCGGTAATAATGCCAGATGGCAACCGTATTGCGCAACGTCATCAAGAATGATTTGTTTAGCGGCAAGGTCGTGCTGATGGTGATCGTGATCGTCTGTCATGTTTTAGATCGTATTGAATAGGCTACAGCGGCTAAAAGTACGTATTTTTATATAAGGGATGTACAGTTGATAAACGCCCTGCTGCATTACCCAATTGTTTTTACCTTTGTAATAAGCATAACTACATATGATAACAGCGCCGCGTTTTATTTTCACTTTATTATTTTCACTTTTTATTGCTACCGCCTTTGGACAAATCCATACGTTGCAGCAAAAGATTGAACAGATCAGTACATCCAAGCAGGCTACGGTAGGTGTGGCCATCGCTGGGCCGGGTAAGGGCGATACGCTGAGCATATTGGCCAATAAACATTTTCCGATGCAAAGTGTGTTTAAATTTCACATTGCTTTGGCGATACTCAACGAAGTGGATAAAGGAAAATTTTCCCTGAATCAGCCTATCCTTATCCGGAAAAAAGATTTACGGCGGGGTACCTGGAGCCCGATCCGGGAGAAATATCCGAATGGGAACATACAACTGCCCCTGGCGGAAATACTTACCTATACGGTGGCAGAAAGTGACAATAACGGATGCGACATCCTGTTAAGGTTGATCGGTGGTACGGCAACAGTTAACCGCTACATACACGGGATCGGTGTGAAGGAAGTGTCCATTAAGGCAAACGAAGCGGAAGCTGCCAAAGCCTGGTCAGTGCAATTCAGGAATTGGACTACCCCGGTAGCAGCCGTAGCAGCATTGCGCCGGTTTTATGAGGGCAAGATACTGTCTGAAAAGAGTACGGCATTTTTGTGGCAAACAATGCTGGGTACAGCAACCGGTAAAAAACGACTGAAAGGACAATTGCCTGCCGGTACATTGGTGGCGCATAAAACAGGCACCTCTGATACCAATGCAGCGGGAGAGACAGCTGCCATTAATGATATAGGCGTGGTGATGTTACCGGATGGAAGATATTTTTACATCAGTGTTTTTGTGACTGCCGCTAAAGAAAATACCGATACCAACGAAAAGATCATTGCGGATATTGCCAAAGCTGCCTGGGACTACTTTACCCAACAGCCATTATAATTGCCCGGGTTGTATGCCGGAGGTAATGAGCAGCTGGCTGTGATGTTCAGACAAAGTTATACCCACCTTAAATCCCGTATATGCATCAACACACAGCTACGGAGCTGATGATACTGGAAGCCTCCGCATTGTTTACCTATGATGCACAGCAACGGATGCGGACCATCAATGAACCCTGGGATGGTACCGCTGCAGCGCCGCTCTTTTTCCTGGGACGTGCCGCAGATGGCGGTACTATCTGCCGGTTCAGGCACGATGTGGAGCCGGAACAGGTGGAACAAATGACTACACTTGCCGGAAAGGAATCTTTCTCTGATGATATCCGGGCGAAGCCCCTGCACTTTAACGCGTATATGCAATGGTTGAAGGGGACGCGTAGCTCCATTGGGCTGTCCTACCTGGTACCGCCCACTTTAACACCAGCGATCGAAGTTGTGCGGGTAACGCCTGAAAATATAACTGATTTTGTGCTGACTGGCTTCGAGTGGTTACAGGAAGAAGTGCCCTATGTACAACCATGTATAGCTGTTGTACAGGCAGGACGTATCGTTTCCACCTGTCGCAGCGTACGGATAGCTGCTGGTGTACAGGAGGCAGGCGTAGATACCCACGTCGATTTCCGGGGAAATAATTATGCCCTGGCGGTGGTAGCGGGATGGGCGCAAATGGTAAGCGCGCAAGGCAACGTACCAATATATAGTACCAGTGATGATAACCTGTCTTCTCAACGGGTGGCCGCCAAACTGGGACTGGTTTACTTCGGCACTACTTTCACGATTAGCTGAGCTGTATTGCTATTAATGGATAGAGGGGGCGGGAAGATAAGTCTGCGCAACCCCTTCCTGATCGGCAATACTACTGGCCAGTGAACGTATCAGCTGATGGATTTGTTCCCGGGTTTCCGGATCTGTTATCTGGCCGGCTACATTCACCTTTGTTTTAATGGCGGAAATGACCAGTTGTGTAGCTGCGGTGATCCGGGATTCAATGATGAGTAAGGTACCCAGCAGCGCTTTATGGGCAATATGTCCGGAAGTGGAAGCTGTGATGAGGGCTACCGGCTTCCGGGAAAACTCCATGGAAGATACTGTCCAGTCGATGGCATTTTTCAAAGAGCCGGGAACGCCGATCGCATATTCGGGGGTACAGATTAATATACCATCCGCAGCCTGCAGTTGCTGGCGGAAGCGGGTTACTGCTTCCGGAGCCTTTTCGGGATCGAGGTCCGGATTGAAATGCGGCAGTGTGGCAATTCCTTCAAATATATCGATCGTAAAATACGGGCTGGCAAGGTCGCTGATGGCTTTGATCAGGTGCCCGTTTGAAGAGCTGTTTCTGGTACTGCCGGAAATGGCCAGTATATGAGGATGTGCAGTCATGTGAGGTGTCTTTGGTATAAGCCATGTCACAACAGTGACTATGGCGGTCTTAAATGTACAAAAGTTTTCATCGTTGTCTGGTTGAATAAAGTGATTACTTATGTTCTATCAGCCCGTCTCTGGTAACTTCGGGTAAGTCCTGTATCGCACTTGACTTGGAGAAGTTGGGGTTGTTGATTTTGCTTTTATCGATGAGAGATTGATAAAAATTCCGGATACCGGCCGCGAGTTGTAAGGAATAATCCAGTTTATTATACGTCTGCCCTTCGAAAGTTAACGGGCCGGTACCTCCTTTTATGGGAGAGAAGTATTCCTGGAAAGCTGCTACAGTGAATGTTTTTCTGGTCAGCTTGAAGTTGGCCAGTGGCGCCGGCGACCCAAAATCGGTCACTGCTGCTTTACTGTGGCAGGAAATGCAGGAAGAGATGGGATTATCTACCGGCCCATTCAGGCGCCCTCCCAGGCCATGATGTGACAGATAGGCTTTCAGGTTATTGGTTGCGGCGGTAATTTCTATCAGGTCTGCATTCAGCACGGTTTCTTGCAGTTTGGGATTAATAAAGGCGCCTTCTTTATTGATCAGGGTATCTACATTGCTATCATCGCCCCACATCAGCCCTACAGGCACTATTTTGTCCCATACCGTTGTGCCGCCTTTGCCTGCATCATAGATGAAAGTGCCGAATGCCCAACCAGCTTCGCCGGCTCTTTTATCCTTTACCGCAATGTCGATTTGCAGCAGTCTGACAGTGGAGTCTATTCTTTTGGCTTTGCAGGCAGCTTGCTGGGCCGGCGTACCACTTTGTGGATTGCAGGGGTATATATTGGCGGTCCATTCCTTGCTGCCTTTCAGAAAAGGTATTTTATCAGGTGTGCCGGTGGTAAACAGCAATTTAAAGGACACAGTGCCTTCCGGGAAGTCGGCCAGCTGCAGTGCCGGAATACTGTCTGATTCCCATACTTTGCCGATGGTGTAGCCGCCAGGTGGGTTATAGAAGCCGACAGCCCAGTTTTCCAATCCTACATTCTGTTTTTTATTCAGTTCGAAAGGAGGTACCGGCCTTTCTCTCGTTAGCCCATGGTGGTATTCGCGGCCATTTAAAGTAACATGCAGCCAGGGGGCATGATACCATTTCCTGACTTTGTTGTCCTGCACTTTGAAGTCCACATCCAGATTGCCTTCCAGGCAGTAGTGCAATACCGCCTGCATATAAGCTTTGTAATCTTTTTTAAAGTCAATGGCAGTCCATGGGTAGACCTCATCCACTTTAAAAGTGTCCGGATAATCCTGGCTTAATTCAAAGAGATTTTTTGCGCCGGCAGGAGGTGGATAATCCGGGTCGAAGCTGGGGAATTGTGTTTTGTAAGGAGATTTAGCGGGTGGTGTTTTGCAGGAAAATATGGCCAGTGCCATGAGGAATACTACTAATAGACATTTCATAATAATCGTTTTTGAGGGTGGTCGATGAAATTGTAAATAGCTATGGGGTGTATTATTTGCTTGAGTAATATGCCGCCTTTATGGGTGGTTGATTGCCGGAGTTTATGATCATGAGGGATATAATGAGTGACATTGCCAGATGTGCCAGGCTTATGTTCGTAAGTTATATTGTTGGTGCCGGTTCCTGTTGTATAATGGTTTAGGTGATGGTGTATGATCGCTTTAAATCCTGGTGTGTATACCCGCATGGATATAGATGAGGACTGAAAAGTATCGCGTATGTAGTTAAACAGCTGGTAGCTGAAATTGTTCTGAAAGCAGCTGAAAAATTATGCAGTTGAAACAGCAGTGGTGGAAACTGTTTTTTGCAGTATATTTTTTTTCGTGTATGCAATATAGTTAGTATTCCTGCTGTAGTGCCAATACAGCCGGAAAGAGGAGATTTGTATGATTGGATTTTCGGATACCTATATTGATGACTACAGCTGATACCTGGGCACAGTGTTAACCTTTCAGTGGCCCAATGACCTGGCGTAATACCTACGACTGCTTTCCCACACTTAAAATATATAGCTATGAAGAAAAAAATGTTACTAAAACCCTGTTTTTCCTGACGGCACTCCTCGCCTCTCCTGCGCTGTATGCCCAAAGCTGGTTATTAACCGGTAACGCAGGTACCAACCCGACAACCAATTCCCTGGGTACCACTGATAACAATGACCTGGTGTTTAAAACCAACAATCTGCCCCGTGTTACTTTATCGTCTTCTCAATACGGTACATTGGCCGTAGGTAAACAAGGGGCGGAAGGCTCATTGCACGTTTTTGGGAGAGATATAGGCGGTGTTACCGCTCCTTTATATGTTGGGGGCAATGTAGCCGGTCTGACCTGGGGAAATGCCGTTGGCCAGACCATGGGCCGGTTAATCCGCTTAAATCAGGGCGCCGATGCTGCTTTTGGTGGTATCAACTGGTATGATATCGATATCGGACAAGACAAGGCCTTTTTTATTACCAACCACTCGGTGCCGCCTACCAGCGGTAATGGTGTGATCCGGAAACGGATGCTGGTTATCAGCCCGGATGACCGCGTGGGTATTAACCTGGCAGGAGATGTTATTGGCAATGGGGCCTTGCCTACGGCTAATTTTCACACCAACGGAACGGTCAGGTTGCAAAACCTGCCGGTAGGTACGGGTTATACGCTGGTGGCAGATCTTGCCGGTAACGTATATCGCAGTAATGCTACTGCAAGCCGTGTTGCCAACGATTCATTACAGACGCAGATCGATGAGCTTAAAAAAGAAATCGCAGCATTGAAAGCGTTGTTGGTGGTGAAACAGGGAGAAGTAGCCATCAGCCCTGCTTCCAAAAACGAACTGTTTCAGAATGCCCCGAATCCTTTTAATGCACAAACCCTGATCCGTTATACGCTGGCAGGTACTGTCAGCAACGCCTATCTCCAGATAGCTGATGTGAATGGCCGGCCGGTGAAAAAGATTGATATCTCCGGCCAGAAACAACCGGTAGTAACGATTAACGGCGGAGAGCTGCCATCCGGGGTATATTATTATAGCCTGGTCCTCGATGGGCAAATAACGGATACTAAAAAGATGGTACTGACAAAGTAAATAATAGCATTATTACGTATATACTTAATAGTTAGTTTATAATAAACAGGCCATTCTTTCATGATATGATGGAAGGATGGTCTTTTTATTGGTAGCTATGGTGGGTGGCGTCTGGCTGAAAAGAAGCAATGCTGAGATTCCCGGCTGCAGGAAAACAGCCGGGAACAGGGAGTCCGGAAAGCGATGATTAGTGAATGGTCACCGGTTGCCGGCTACCACCGGCACCTGTTAACGCCAGATCATCTATAGTCAGGTACAGACAGTTGCCCGGCATACTGCCGCTACTGTTGCAAAAACCATTTCTGCTGGATATAAAGGTGATGACTACACTATCCGGTACTGCCTGTGAATCATATCGGATGGGCAGCGTAAATGGGCGGAACTGACTGGCAGGGCCCAGATTAATTTCTGCATACGCTACTTTTTCACTTCGCTGCGTTGCAGGATTAAATTTGCGTAAGGCAATCAGGGCGATGGCGGAATCGGGTTTGCCGTTGTTGGTGCCATATTCATACTTATAATAACCTGTTAGGGCAGTGGGGCGGCTGTGAATGGGAATACCCCCTTTTTTATGGTTATCATAGCCCGGAATACCGCCTGTCCAGACATCTCCATTGGTGAGATATCCTTTGGCATAATAATACCAGTTCCAGATTTTTGCAGCATACCGGCCACTATGTGCATCGGTAGTACTGCTGGCGCCTGAAGAACTCAATAGCCAGTTCAATGGCTGATTGCCGGTACTGTTCTGGCTTTCAAATCCGGCATTGGGCAATGATGCGGTTGATAATGCAGCGGCGGCTGCAGCATCCTGTGGAAGGGAGGGAATATCATCTCCTGTTAAAGAAGTTTGTTTGCAGCTGGTGGCTGTCATCAAAAGGAGTATACCCGCAATAAAAGTGTGCTTCAGCGGAATGTAGGTTCGCATGTGGAGGTTTTACAAGGTGAGAAAATGTGGTTCCGTTCTCCCGTGGAATATTAATATCGTTATAAATATATCACCTCAACAAGGAAGCGCCGTCGCAGTTGGCGCACTTTTATTTTAAAGAAGACAGCGGTGAACAGTTGTCTGTGATGATGGGAATGTTTTCTTTGATCAGCTGTTTTTCGCCCCATTGCGCGAGGTAGCTGATAAAGGGAATCAGTTCCGCTCCGGCCGGTGTAAGGGTGTACTCTACACGGGGCGGTACTTCCTGATATACTTTCCGGTGTATCAGCTCATCTTCTTCCAGCTCTCTCAGGGTTTGGGTCAGCATTTTAGGGGTGGTGTCTGCAATGATCCGGCGCAACGCCCCATAACGTAACAGGGTATTGCAGTGCAGATACCACAGCACCCTCCCTTTGTATTTACCACCAATCCGGCGAAAGGCATAATCCACGGCACATATGGGTACCTCTTCAGTTTTTTTGCTCACTATATTAATTTTTATAGATTGATTATCAGTATTACTATCTTTTTGGTGCGTAGGGCACTTTTTAGTGCATACTTGTTTCAAATGTACTACGCAAATAATTTTGCAGCAAATTATAACGCTATGGAGAGAAGAGCCTTAGTTAAAAACCTCTTTGTATTGGGGATGACAGCCTCATTACCTTTGAAAACCTTGTT
Coding sequences within:
- a CDS encoding class I lanthipeptide, whose protein sequence is MKKKIVSQEKKLTLGKLTVAGLSHTEQQNLKGGANTISPSCQYTFCFCVTILTRCC
- the bla gene encoding class A beta-lactamase, subclass A2 codes for the protein MITAPRFIFTLLFSLFIATAFGQIHTLQQKIEQISTSKQATVGVAIAGPGKGDTLSILANKHFPMQSVFKFHIALAILNEVDKGKFSLNQPILIRKKDLRRGTWSPIREKYPNGNIQLPLAEILTYTVAESDNNGCDILLRLIGGTATVNRYIHGIGVKEVSIKANEAEAAKAWSVQFRNWTTPVAAVAALRRFYEGKILSEKSTAFLWQTMLGTATGKKRLKGQLPAGTLVAHKTGTSDTNAAGETAAINDIGVVMLPDGRYFYISVFVTAAKENTDTNEKIIADIAKAAWDYFTQQPL
- a CDS encoding GNAT family N-acetyltransferase → MHQHTATELMILEASALFTYDAQQRMRTINEPWDGTAAAPLFFLGRAADGGTICRFRHDVEPEQVEQMTTLAGKESFSDDIRAKPLHFNAYMQWLKGTRSSIGLSYLVPPTLTPAIEVVRVTPENITDFVLTGFEWLQEEVPYVQPCIAVVQAGRIVSTCRSVRIAAGVQEAGVDTHVDFRGNNYALAVVAGWAQMVSAQGNVPIYSTSDDNLSSQRVAAKLGLVYFGTTFTIS
- a CDS encoding FecR family protein translates to MRPPGRFHQLMDKYLTNSITAAEKDQFFGMIRDGHHLPELEQVVDDALATPVDVEEDITLREELFDVIQRYNRPVRTVNNWKRYAAAAAVLCLLAAGTYFWLKPAAQAPALSMAVPHTVVPGTHKAILTLSDGATVALDSAGNQILQQGPTAVKQRGGQLVYDVKGDAAAISYNTLSTPRGGQFQVSLPDGTKVWLNAASSIRYPVAFTGKERRVEITGEVYLEVNTVGNSAADMPFVVVSPHQEVTVLGTYFNINAYEDEGVTRTTLLSGKVQVAVKEEHCGCNARVILKPDQQTVIAHNSAIAYIPVHQVDAEQAIAWKNGYFDFEEERLANILRLLSRWYNVDFEADPAVLSLKFSAVIARTASIEDVLSLLSGTGAVRFSHTGHIFKAY
- a CDS encoding terpene synthase family protein; the encoded protein is MEKQLFDELIGQAPILISPHRSRLEQVIRDWILHDLHLADDDKKKLIAINVAAANARMFARAAYDPILIASRLLLFFFVVDDPFELQSEAAIIHTQQPYITLLNGGTVPDEDAGCVMLRVILQELKACNVSTAWMQRFVASLKIYFQGVREESIWRSKGIHPDPDTYLTMRVKSGIVDAYYNLVEIGQGIELNEADLQIAALQQINYLSSRAWILDNELASMEKEKADLMNYINVLQFNSHIPRGEAIRRTIDKRHELLAAFNHLRQHPDVADPKLQQYIDGLELLIYGVLCWYYMDTPRYDT
- a CDS encoding DUF4262 domain-containing protein; this translates as MTDDHDHHQHDLAAKQIILDDVAQYGCHLALLPADNYLPAFAYSIGLYKTFGHPELICFGLSTNVMAAILNHARDLIKNGERLHTDTLYDGFLTGYNIRFLEVDKAHYADYVGYGGWFYDGSFDFPLLQVIWPDKQHHFPWDKDFNPDWKFKQPLLDRNTDFKFYEERNIGVYVTSQAFKGDPILYVYHDEEGDWQFLTSETPDANDVKLVCLEEITRLDPGINHLFHLQYGWRAWRNTAGDAWQYAADTMEAES
- a CDS encoding RNA polymerase sigma factor, which codes for MSANHTYQEHALLLQLVKGDENAYRQLFISHWNQIYQVALGFLKTPEEAKDAVQTVFIKLWEKREKLATVENFDAWLFIMARNTILNILKQKATAASNYNIADVLPEDYLTPAMLLEYKQTTGLIREAIAQLPPQQSLIFRLSREQGMTHPQIAHELNIAPATVKSHMVRALNNVREYIRKQGGHTLIVCWLLIKSLS
- a CDS encoding NADPH-dependent FMN reductase, producing the protein MTAHPHILAISGSTRNSSSNGHLIKAISDLASPYFTIDIFEGIATLPHFNPDLDPEKAPEAVTRFRQQLQAADGILICTPEYAIGVPGSLKNAIDWTVSSMEFSRKPVALITASTSGHIAHKALLGTLLIIESRITAATQLVISAIKTKVNVAGQITDPETREQIHQLIRSLASSIADQEGVAQTYLPAPSIH